One window of the Pseudomonas sihuiensis genome contains the following:
- a CDS encoding rhomboid family intramembrane serine protease, whose protein sequence is MRRGWLIELRPLLLISGAMLLVQLVNGALGGALNVWGLLPRHIEALPGILLAPWLHGSWAHLLSNLSGLLVLGSLVLLRSRRDFYFSSAFIILGSGVLVWLFGRTGLHVGASGWLFGFWGLLLARAWFERSLLDLLLAVLVFFLYGGWFFGLLPRAGVSFEYHLAGAFCGVLYAALSRRNHR, encoded by the coding sequence GTGAGGCGAGGCTGGCTGATCGAGCTGCGTCCGCTGTTGTTGATCAGCGGCGCGATGCTGCTGGTGCAACTGGTCAATGGCGCCCTCGGGGGCGCCCTGAACGTCTGGGGGCTGTTGCCTCGGCATATCGAGGCGCTGCCCGGCATTCTCCTTGCGCCCTGGCTGCATGGCAGCTGGGCGCATCTGCTGAGCAACCTCAGCGGTCTGCTGGTGCTCGGCAGCCTGGTGCTGCTGCGCTCGCGCCGTGACTTCTATTTCTCAAGCGCCTTTATCATCCTCGGCAGTGGCGTGCTGGTCTGGCTGTTCGGCCGTACCGGCCTGCATGTCGGGGCCAGTGGCTGGTTGTTCGGCTTCTGGGGTCTGCTCCTGGCACGCGCCTGGTTCGAACGCAGCTTGCTCGATCTGCTGTTGGCCGTGCTGGTGTTCTTCCTTTACGGCGGCTGGTTCTTTGGCCTGCTGCCACGTGCTGGCGTTTCCTTCGAATACCACCTGGCGGGGGCTTTTTGCGGTGTTCTCTACGCTGCATTAAGCCGTCGCAATCATCGATAA
- a CDS encoding phospholipase D-like domain-containing protein: protein MDFNRLDQQLRDSLADLRLSNEERDELRQLGSELSADQVRFMRNRAFALARELMREPENVEPALKWLEQVIKTLDSVGSAPRVEHASAHFSPGESCRRKIRELCRQARKSVEICVYTISDDQLSEEILACHERGIAVRVITDNEKQFDVGSDIQWLRDKGVPLRIDAGPYHMHHKFALFDGRLLLNGSFNWTRSATTSNEENLLVIDHPQLLAAYSREFEALWARYAGN, encoded by the coding sequence ATGGACTTCAATCGCCTCGATCAGCAACTGCGCGACAGCCTGGCCGACCTGCGCCTGAGCAATGAGGAGCGCGACGAGCTGCGTCAACTGGGCAGTGAACTGAGCGCCGATCAGGTGCGTTTCATGCGCAACCGCGCCTTCGCCCTGGCCCGCGAGTTGATGCGTGAGCCGGAGAACGTCGAGCCTGCGCTGAAATGGCTTGAGCAGGTGATCAAGACCCTCGACAGCGTTGGCAGCGCGCCGCGCGTGGAGCATGCCAGCGCTCACTTCAGTCCGGGCGAGAGCTGCCGGCGTAAGATTCGCGAGCTGTGCCGCCAGGCGCGCAAGAGCGTGGAGATCTGCGTCTACACCATCTCCGACGATCAGCTCAGTGAGGAAATCCTTGCCTGTCACGAGCGCGGCATCGCCGTGCGAGTGATCACCGACAACGAAAAACAGTTCGATGTCGGCAGCGATATCCAGTGGCTGCGTGACAAGGGTGTGCCGCTGCGCATCGACGCCGGGCCTTATCACATGCACCACAAGTTCGCCCTGTTCGATGGCCGCTTGCTGCTCAACGGCAGCTTCAACTGGACGCGCAGCGCCACCACCAGCAACGAGGAAAACCTGCTGGTGATCGACCATCCGCAGCTGCTGGCAGCCTACAGTCGTGAGTTCGAAGCACTCTGGGCACGCTACGCAGGTAATTGA
- a CDS encoding DNA repair ATPase, producing MSDAHTQDVLDKAVAEGGAYEVLQRRLQEQGQRLRSLTETLNGQRLAEFGSSAMEAIGRVRIRTENNCIARDIVQVGECLLFGYNVFLGLKKETSVADVFSLYRLVETPDGFDAESVPLEGSFLAQASFVADFNELYTYYKNTRLLQLAIRDGKLLASFQIGERITDIRVFRWSISTDGKDVRYIDNRGERDIALPAPFDFEWQKTTREMVVMGRHPHVNILDSVFVETVGGDLTIKVENNTQDGQGIYREAVVDKTQSLDDAQIEYARLGSLILLKILPYREEQWRYLVFNSLTNQVERIDAIGLACVQLPEDHGIIFPGGYYLQNGEHKTFEQSMVGMRFKRSVRSPNGEDVQYIFYHPEEGRAALFTYNMINRQLHNPIFGHGYARLEDGRMVIFSAEGSEPTRIHPMQIWQTPFESEDYAARQPARSGFFGRIGNAELVRGVSDLLNLSREIDSREVSVARYTQLCQNTRRLFDIYHWLGDAQCAELAPLLREVASTSELVLDEFEKVESIRQQSSRAMAEAESRQKALLSGLLVDSWDEVQHFVEALNTITAQRGQLLTIRDYRYIDVARIDAMETELLEAQERVAGATSTFLASDAALQPYVQRLGELDGLAQKADTVTQLNEPLVEMQEMAGNLDMLSSLMASLKIDDATQRTAIVESISEVYARLNQAKARAEQRRKGLGSAETVAQFGAQFKLFGQGITNALALAQDPEKCDEQLSRLLVQLEELESQFGDQEQFLSDILGKREELLETFEAHKQSLLDERQRRAQGVLDAAQRILDSLVRRTARLTQMEELNAFFAADPLILKLREMAERLRELKDSVKADDVEARLKAARDQAVRALRDKSELFEEGGNVIKLGPRHRFSVNTQELDLTLMPRGDALYLHLTGTDFLEPLRDETLEGLRDYWQVSLESESPSLYRAEYLAGLVLDAALGGREGLSLDLLKTHLAQPDDLTRLIRDFAAPRYKDAYEKGIHDHDAALILIQLLPLRESAGLLRYAPAARGFAALFWNRWGADIEAELWPERARSSLHLRQMFGSEDGVLRLQEEIDAAMQRFLAQHPLAVTAAQRQAAAAYLVEELAAKPIEFTFSKYARQLLDSLQQRMQASHVWDDYREALNNLRGRPVQRWSLAQTWFDGLCAQDASMAELADYVPEAIAVSLLDEEFPRRFTEVDLRFSVSGLLGDHPRVQDGTLLLAIDDYFARLRQHLDHFVPQLQRYQTLRQEVINRERQALRLSEFKPRPLSSFVRNKLINDVYLGFIGDNLAKQMGTAGENKRTDLMGLLMLISPPGYGKTTLMEYVAHRLGLIFMKINGPALGHEVRSIDPAQAPDATSRQELEKLNLALEMGNNVMLYVDDIQHTHPEFLQKFISLCDGTRRIEGVWKGRTKTYDMRGKKFCVVMSGNPYTESGDVFKIPDMLANRADIYNLGDTLGGMQEAFALSYIENGLTSNPVLAPLATRDMADVYRFVAKAEGKPFSANELSHTYSAAEINEITSTLQRLMQIRDVVGRVNQQYIVSAAQADSYRTEPPFKLQGSYRNMNKMAEKISAVMNDAELLQLIADHYQGESQLLTTGAEENLLKLAELRGNMTPEQTERWTQIKRDFLRNKAMGGSDTDVGGRVVAQLNDLVESVRGLGAGKTSASEAPGIPWEQLLAGLDSLGKLRPQVEVIAPPQPGTQKLLENLADSLENSFLPLIKAMDKKIDIDLRTHNRMLEISTQLRDLGTLLGQEQRSDASDNEAP from the coding sequence ATGTCGGACGCACACACACAGGACGTATTGGACAAGGCTGTCGCCGAAGGCGGTGCCTACGAGGTGCTGCAGCGGCGCCTGCAGGAGCAGGGTCAGCGCCTGCGCAGTTTGACCGAGACGCTCAATGGTCAGCGTCTGGCCGAGTTCGGCAGCAGCGCCATGGAGGCTATCGGTCGGGTGCGTATCCGCACCGAGAACAACTGCATCGCCCGCGATATCGTCCAGGTCGGTGAATGCCTGCTGTTCGGCTACAACGTGTTCCTGGGGCTGAAGAAGGAAACCAGCGTCGCCGACGTGTTCTCCCTCTACCGCCTGGTGGAAACCCCTGACGGCTTCGATGCCGAGTCAGTGCCGCTGGAGGGCAGCTTCCTGGCTCAGGCCAGTTTCGTCGCCGATTTCAACGAGCTGTACACCTACTACAAGAACACCCGTCTGCTGCAGCTGGCCATCCGTGACGGCAAGCTGCTGGCGAGTTTCCAGATCGGTGAGCGAATCACCGACATCCGCGTGTTCCGCTGGTCGATCTCCACCGACGGCAAGGACGTCCGCTACATCGACAACCGCGGTGAGCGCGATATCGCGTTGCCGGCGCCGTTCGACTTCGAGTGGCAGAAGACCACCCGCGAGATGGTGGTCATGGGCCGCCATCCGCACGTGAACATCCTCGACAGTGTATTCGTCGAGACCGTCGGCGGCGATCTGACCATCAAGGTCGAGAACAATACCCAGGACGGCCAGGGTATCTACCGCGAAGCCGTGGTCGACAAGACCCAGTCGCTCGACGACGCGCAGATCGAATACGCCCGCCTGGGCAGCCTGATCCTGCTGAAGATCCTGCCGTACCGCGAGGAACAGTGGCGCTACCTGGTATTCAACAGCCTGACCAATCAGGTCGAGCGCATCGACGCCATCGGCCTGGCCTGCGTGCAGTTGCCGGAAGACCACGGCATCATCTTCCCCGGTGGTTATTACCTGCAGAACGGCGAGCACAAGACCTTCGAGCAGTCGATGGTCGGTATGCGCTTCAAGCGCTCGGTGCGCTCGCCCAACGGCGAAGACGTGCAGTACATCTTCTATCACCCGGAAGAAGGTCGCGCGGCGCTGTTCACCTACAACATGATCAATCGCCAGTTGCACAACCCCATCTTCGGTCACGGCTACGCACGTCTGGAGGACGGGCGCATGGTGATCTTCTCCGCCGAGGGCAGCGAGCCGACTCGCATCCACCCGATGCAGATCTGGCAAACGCCGTTCGAGAGCGAGGACTACGCCGCTCGCCAGCCGGCGCGCAGCGGTTTCTTCGGGCGTATCGGCAATGCCGAGCTGGTGCGTGGTGTGTCCGACCTGCTCAATCTCAGTCGCGAGATCGACAGCCGCGAAGTGTCGGTGGCGCGTTACACCCAGCTGTGCCAGAACACTCGCCGTTTGTTCGACATCTATCACTGGCTGGGCGACGCCCAGTGCGCCGAGCTGGCGCCGCTGCTGCGCGAAGTGGCTTCTACTTCCGAGCTGGTATTGGATGAGTTCGAGAAGGTCGAGAGCATTCGCCAGCAGTCCAGCCGGGCCATGGCCGAGGCCGAGTCGCGGCAGAAGGCGCTACTGTCGGGCTTGCTGGTCGACAGCTGGGACGAGGTGCAGCATTTCGTCGAGGCGCTCAATACCATCACCGCGCAGCGTGGTCAGTTGCTGACCATCCGCGACTACCGCTATATCGACGTGGCGCGTATCGACGCCATGGAAACCGAACTGCTCGAAGCACAGGAGCGAGTGGCCGGCGCTACCTCGACCTTCCTCGCCAGTGATGCGGCGCTGCAACCCTATGTGCAGCGCCTCGGAGAGCTGGACGGCCTGGCGCAGAAGGCCGATACCGTCACCCAGCTCAATGAGCCGCTGGTCGAGATGCAGGAGATGGCCGGCAACCTCGACATGCTGTCGAGCCTGATGGCGTCGCTGAAGATCGATGACGCTACCCAGCGTACCGCCATTGTCGAATCGATTTCCGAGGTATACGCCCGGCTCAACCAGGCCAAGGCGCGTGCCGAGCAACGGCGCAAGGGCCTGGGCTCGGCCGAGACGGTGGCGCAGTTCGGCGCCCAGTTCAAACTGTTCGGCCAGGGCATCACCAATGCCCTGGCGTTGGCTCAGGACCCGGAGAAGTGCGACGAACAGCTGTCGCGCCTGCTGGTGCAACTGGAAGAACTGGAAAGCCAGTTCGGTGACCAGGAGCAGTTCCTCAGCGATATCCTCGGCAAGCGCGAAGAGCTGCTGGAAACCTTCGAGGCGCACAAGCAGAGCCTGCTCGACGAGCGTCAGCGCCGCGCCCAGGGCGTGCTCGATGCCGCCCAGCGTATCCTCGACAGCCTCGTCCGGCGCACCGCACGCCTGACCCAGATGGAAGAGCTCAACGCCTTCTTCGCCGCCGACCCGCTGATTCTCAAGCTGCGCGAGATGGCCGAGCGCCTGCGTGAGCTCAAGGACAGTGTCAAGGCCGATGACGTAGAAGCGCGTCTGAAGGCTGCACGCGACCAGGCGGTACGTGCCCTGCGCGACAAGAGCGAGCTGTTCGAAGAGGGCGGCAACGTCATCAAGCTCGGGCCGCGTCACCGCTTCAGCGTCAACACTCAGGAACTCGACCTGACCCTGATGCCGCGCGGCGATGCGCTGTATCTGCACCTGACCGGCACCGATTTCCTCGAACCGCTGCGCGACGAGACGCTGGAAGGCCTGCGCGATTACTGGCAGGTCTCGCTGGAGTCCGAGTCGCCTTCGCTGTACCGCGCTGAATACCTGGCGGGGCTGGTGCTGGACGCGGCTCTGGGCGGGCGTGAAGGACTGAGCCTGGATCTGCTCAAGACCCATCTGGCGCAACCCGATGACCTGACCCGGCTGATCCGCGACTTCGCTGCGCCGCGCTACAAGGATGCTTACGAGAAGGGCATCCACGACCACGATGCGGCGCTGATCCTCATCCAGTTGCTGCCGCTGCGCGAAAGCGCCGGACTGCTGCGCTATGCGCCGGCCGCGCGGGGTTTCGCCGCGCTGTTCTGGAACCGCTGGGGGGCGGACATCGAGGCCGAGCTGTGGCCCGAGCGTGCGCGCAGCAGCCTGCACCTGCGGCAGATGTTCGGCAGCGAGGATGGCGTGCTGCGTCTGCAGGAAGAGATCGATGCGGCGATGCAGCGTTTCCTCGCCCAGCACCCGCTGGCCGTGACCGCGGCGCAGCGCCAGGCAGCTGCGGCCTATCTGGTCGAAGAGCTGGCAGCCAAGCCCATCGAGTTCACCTTCAGCAAGTACGCCCGGCAACTGCTCGATAGCCTGCAGCAGCGCATGCAAGCCAGCCATGTCTGGGACGACTACCGCGAGGCGCTGAACAACCTGCGCGGCCGCCCGGTGCAGCGCTGGTCGCTGGCGCAGACCTGGTTCGACGGCCTGTGCGCGCAGGACGCCAGCATGGCCGAGCTGGCCGACTACGTGCCCGAAGCGATCGCCGTCAGCCTGCTGGATGAGGAATTCCCGCGGCGTTTCACCGAAGTTGACCTGCGTTTTTCCGTCAGCGGCCTGCTTGGCGATCATCCGCGTGTGCAGGACGGCACGCTGCTGCTGGCCATAGACGACTACTTTGCCCGTCTGCGGCAGCACCTGGATCATTTCGTGCCGCAACTGCAGCGCTACCAGACGCTGCGCCAGGAGGTGATCAACCGCGAGCGTCAGGCCCTGCGCCTGAGCGAGTTCAAGCCGCGGCCGCTGTCGTCTTTCGTGCGCAACAAGTTGATCAACGACGTGTACCTGGGCTTTATCGGCGACAACCTGGCCAAGCAGATGGGGACCGCTGGCGAGAACAAGCGCACCGACCTGATGGGCCTGCTGATGCTCATCTCGCCGCCCGGCTACGGCAAGACCACGCTGATGGAGTACGTGGCCCACCGCCTGGGGTTGATCTTCATGAAGATCAACGGCCCGGCACTCGGCCACGAGGTACGCTCCATCGACCCGGCGCAGGCGCCAGATGCCACTTCGCGCCAGGAACTGGAAAAGCTCAACCTGGCGCTGGAGATGGGTAACAACGTGATGCTCTACGTCGACGACATCCAGCACACCCACCCGGAATTCCTGCAGAAATTCATCTCGCTGTGCGACGGCACACGGCGCATCGAGGGCGTATGGAAGGGCCGCACCAAGACCTACGACATGCGCGGCAAGAAGTTCTGCGTGGTGATGAGCGGCAACCCGTACACCGAGTCCGGCGACGTGTTCAAGATCCCCGACATGCTCGCCAACCGCGCCGACATCTACAACCTTGGCGACACCCTGGGCGGTATGCAGGAAGCCTTCGCGCTGTCCTACATCGAGAACGGTCTGACCTCCAACCCGGTGCTGGCGCCGCTGGCTACCCGCGACATGGCCGATGTCTATCGCTTCGTCGCCAAGGCCGAGGGCAAGCCGTTCTCGGCCAATGAGCTGTCGCACACCTACAGTGCCGCTGAGATCAACGAAATTACCTCGACCCTGCAGCGTCTGATGCAGATTCGCGACGTGGTCGGCCGGGTTAACCAGCAGTACATCGTCAGCGCCGCGCAAGCCGACAGCTACCGCACCGAGCCACCGTTCAAGTTGCAGGGCAGCTATCGCAACATGAACAAGATGGCGGAGAAGATCAGCGCGGTGATGAACGATGCCGAGCTACTGCAACTGATTGCCGACCACTACCAGGGCGAGTCGCAGCTGCTCACCACCGGCGCCGAAGAGAACCTGCTCAAGCTCGCCGAGCTGCGTGGCAACATGACGCCGGAGCAGACTGAGCGCTGGACGCAGATCAAGCGTGACTTCCTGCGTAACAAGGCCATGGGCGGCAGCGATACGGACGTTGGAGGACGCGTGGTGGCGCAGCTCAACGACCTGGTCGAGAGCGTGCGCGGTCTGGGGGCGGGCAAGACGTCGGCCAGCGAAGCGCCGGGTATCCCCTGGGAGCAATTGCTGGCCGGGCTGGATAGCCTCGGCAAACTGCGCCCGCAGGTGGAGGTGATAGCGCCGCCGCAACCGGGCACGCAAAAATTGCTCGAGAACCTGGCCGACAGCCTGGAAAACAGCTTTCTGCCGCTGATCAAGGCGATGGACAAGAAGATCGACATCGATTTGCGCACCCACAACCGCATGCTGGAAATCTCCACCCAACTGCGTGACCTCGGCACGCTGCTGGGCCAGGAACAGCGCAGCGACGCCTCGGATAACGAGGCGCCGTGA